The following proteins are encoded in a genomic region of Bacillus sp. FJAT-22090:
- the spxA gene encoding transcriptional regulator SpxA: protein MVTLFTSPSCTSCRKAKAWLEEHDIPYTERNIFSEPLSISEIKEILRMTEDGTDEIISTRSKIFQKLNVDVESLPLQRLYELIQEYPGLLRRPIILDEKRLQVGYNEDEIRRFLPRKVRAYQLLEAQRLVN from the coding sequence ATGGTTACATTATTTACTTCACCAAGTTGTACTTCTTGTAGAAAAGCAAAAGCATGGTTAGAAGAGCATGATATTCCTTATACAGAGCGTAACATTTTTTCTGAACCACTTAGCATAAGTGAAATAAAAGAGATTTTACGAATGACAGAGGATGGGACTGATGAAATTATCTCAACTCGTTCTAAAATATTCCAAAAATTAAATGTTGATGTGGAAAGCTTACCACTTCAACGTCTATATGAGTTAATTCAAGAGTATCCTGGATTATTACGCCGTCCAATCATTTTAGATGAAAAACGATTACAAGTTGGATACAACGAAGACGAAATTCGTCGATTTTTGCCGAGAAAAGTTCGAGCGTATCAATTGCTAGAAGCTCAACGACTTGTAAACTAA
- a CDS encoding DsbA family protein, translated as MTRIQIPAETIAHSLINKPIEMYIFLDPLCSACWDLQPIIRKLQVEYGQYFTVRTVLSTQISKLNTVCKKPKEQILKTEYDVSEIEHPVFPTIAVKAAEFQGKKAAIRYFNKLQEHLFLKTRNVTSFSVLQDLANEVKIDVKEFTNDFQSKECARSFQNDLSITSEMEVTSFPSIVFFNENIEDEGIKVSGIYPYEIYVQILSEMLYEEPKKQQPPTLEKLFDWFHSISTSEIACYYNISEQLAEREMKKRLLLQEVERVFIEGNVLWQLK; from the coding sequence GTGACAAGAATACAAATTCCGGCTGAAACGATTGCACATTCTTTAATAAACAAGCCAATTGAAATGTATATTTTTCTTGATCCTCTTTGTTCAGCTTGTTGGGATTTGCAACCAATCATTCGGAAATTGCAAGTGGAATATGGACAGTATTTTACAGTTCGCACAGTACTAAGTACTCAAATTAGTAAATTGAACACTGTTTGCAAAAAACCAAAGGAACAGATACTAAAAACAGAATATGATGTATCTGAAATAGAGCACCCTGTTTTCCCTACAATTGCAGTTAAAGCTGCAGAGTTTCAAGGAAAAAAAGCAGCAATACGTTATTTTAATAAACTACAAGAACATCTCTTTCTAAAAACTAGAAACGTAACCTCCTTCTCTGTGCTTCAAGATTTAGCAAATGAGGTTAAAATTGATGTGAAGGAATTTACAAATGATTTTCAGTCAAAAGAATGTGCTCGTTCTTTTCAAAATGATTTATCGATAACAAGTGAAATGGAAGTAACTTCTTTTCCAAGTATCGTTTTCTTCAACGAAAATATAGAAGACGAAGGCATTAAAGTGTCCGGCATTTATCCTTATGAAATTTATGTACAAATATTATCGGAAATGCTTTATGAAGAACCTAAGAAACAACAACCGCCGACCCTAGAAAAGTTATTTGACTGGTTCCATTCAATATCAACTAGTGAAATAGCTTGCTATTATAATATATCTGAACAACTAGCCGAGCGTGAAATGAAAAAACGTCTATTATTACAAGAGGTGGAAAGAGTTTTCATAGAGGGCAACGTTTTGTGGCAATTAAAATAA
- a CDS encoding globin domain-containing protein, giving the protein MTEKPILPFDEIGAEKLSELVDAFYSNVAKHPKLKPIFPNDLTETARKQKQFLTQYLGGPNLYTEEHGHPMMKMRHNPFPITSERAEAWLACMSDAMDKVGLEGKFRDNFFRRLVLTANHMVNQMSHEEEKM; this is encoded by the coding sequence ATGACAGAAAAACCAATTCTTCCTTTTGATGAAATCGGAGCAGAAAAATTATCAGAGTTAGTCGATGCATTCTATAGTAATGTAGCAAAACATCCTAAGCTGAAGCCAATCTTCCCAAATGATTTAACAGAAACTGCAAGAAAACAGAAACAATTTTTAACTCAATATTTAGGTGGCCCTAATTTATATACTGAAGAACACGGACATCCTATGATGAAGATGCGCCATAATCCGTTTCCAATCACATCCGAACGTGCAGAAGCCTGGCTTGCTTGTATGAGTGATGCAATGGATAAAGTGGGTCTAGAAGGAAAGTTCCGTGATAATTTTTTTAGAAGACTTGTACTTACTGCCAACCACATGGTCAATCAAATGAGTCATGAGGAGGAAAAAATGTGA
- a CDS encoding NAD kinase — translation MKFFIQSRNDDLSNKLMEDAKLYLVDFGLTFDEENPDIVLSIGGDGTLLHAFHKYKHLTSSVAFVGIHTGHLGFYADWKPVEIEKLVISIAKKEYDVIEYPLLEVTINYRHEEDSSVYLAVNESTVKSPDVTLVMDVELNGMHFERFRGDGLCMSTPSGSTAYNKALGGAIVHPSLEAMQLAEIASINNRVFRTVGSPLVLPKHHSCLLKPVKGPDFMVTVDHLQLLHKDVQSIMYRVANEKIRFARFRSFPFWQRVHDSFIDSDLKE, via the coding sequence ATGAAATTTTTCATACAGTCTCGAAATGATGATCTTTCCAATAAGTTAATGGAAGATGCAAAATTGTATCTAGTGGATTTCGGTCTTACATTTGATGAAGAAAATCCTGATATCGTTTTATCCATTGGTGGTGACGGAACATTATTACATGCTTTTCATAAGTATAAGCACTTAACATCTTCCGTAGCTTTTGTTGGTATTCATACTGGACATTTAGGATTTTACGCGGATTGGAAACCGGTTGAAATTGAAAAGTTAGTTATTAGTATTGCTAAGAAAGAATACGATGTAATAGAATATCCATTACTGGAAGTTACGATTAACTATCGTCATGAAGAAGATAGCTCGGTTTATTTAGCGGTGAATGAATCAACCGTAAAATCTCCTGACGTTACTTTAGTAATGGACGTAGAGCTAAACGGTATGCACTTCGAACGTTTTAGAGGTGATGGATTGTGTATGTCTACTCCATCTGGAAGTACGGCATATAACAAAGCACTTGGTGGTGCTATCGTTCATCCATCGTTAGAGGCGATGCAATTAGCAGAAATTGCTTCTATTAATAACCGTGTTTTCCGTACGGTTGGTTCACCCCTTGTATTACCGAAGCATCATTCGTGTTTATTAAAACCAGTAAAAGGTCCAGATTTTATGGTAACAGTAGATCATTTGCAACTTTTGCATAAAGATGTTCAATCTATTATGTATCGAGTTGCCAATGAAAAAATACGTTTTGCTCGTTTTCGTTCATTTCCATTTTGGCAACGTGTGCATGATTCGTTTATTGATAGTGATTTGAAAGAATGA
- a CDS encoding CYTH domain-containing protein, producing the protein MHTEKEIEFKNLLTKDEFEQMLAHFQVDSDDFYTQTNYYFDTSSNYFKEKKMGFRLRVMANKNELTLKVPEKEHIMNETTYLLTDSEKEEILQNLHFPDIPIINQIKNEGTLTCIGSMQTNRANKTFENGMLFFDHSLYSQTEDFEVEYECDNVENGKKVFVNLLESLQIPIRSADKKIARLINYNHTLKG; encoded by the coding sequence ATGCATACTGAAAAAGAAATCGAATTTAAAAACTTATTGACTAAAGATGAATTCGAACAAATGCTCGCTCATTTTCAAGTAGACTCAGATGATTTCTATACACAAACTAATTACTATTTTGATACTTCAAGTAATTATTTTAAAGAAAAGAAAATGGGCTTTCGCTTGCGAGTGATGGCCAATAAAAATGAACTCACATTAAAAGTTCCTGAGAAAGAGCATATTATGAACGAAACAACATATCTACTAACGGATAGTGAAAAAGAAGAGATTTTGCAGAACCTCCATTTTCCAGATATTCCAATTATAAATCAAATAAAGAATGAAGGAACTCTCACTTGTATAGGAAGTATGCAAACTAATCGGGCTAATAAAACCTTTGAAAATGGAATGCTCTTTTTTGATCATTCACTTTATAGTCAAACAGAAGATTTTGAAGTAGAATATGAGTGTGATAATGTCGAAAATGGAAAAAAAGTATTTGTAAATTTATTGGAATCACTTCAGATACCCATAAGAAGTGCCGATAAAAAGATTGCACGACTAATAAACTATAATCATACCTTGAAAGGTTGA
- the pepF gene encoding oligoendopeptidase F produces the protein MTAVTKNKILSREEVDEHLTWKLEDIFASNDVWEKEFKEVSELSKKAASYKGTINNGADALLAVLKYRDELTERLRKLYTYAHMRHDQDTANSTYQAMESRIKSLFVKVSTELSFLVPEILSIDEAIISSYLSQNNDLKLYNQLLEEINKERPHVLSQEQEALLAQYSEIAGASADTFGKLNNADLEFPFIKDEDGNEIQLTHGRYTRLLESEDGRVREDAFKAMYDTYGKFRNTFASTLSGNVKGDNVNAKIRNYASAREAVMSQNHIPESVYDNLVGTINKNVHLLHKYVGLRKKVLGVDELHMWDLYTPLVKEVDMEYTYEEACNTMLKSFEPLGEEYVSLVKKGLENRWVDVVETKGKRSGAYSSGSYGTNPYILMNWQNNVNNLFTLAHEFGHSIHSYYTRANQPYVYGDYSIFVAEVASTSNEALLNDYLLKTIEDPKKRIYLLNHWLEGFRGTVFRQTMFAEFEHIIHKLDQDGEALTADKLTEEYYNLNKKYFGDEIIIDEQIGLEWARIPHFYYNYYVYQYATGLSAATALSNQILTEGKPAVDRYINEFLKAGCSDYPIEVLKKAGVDMNTAAPIEEACRVFEEKLNELEQLLLGE, from the coding sequence ATGACTGCAGTAACAAAGAACAAAATCTTATCACGAGAAGAAGTTGATGAGCATTTAACATGGAAATTAGAAGATATTTTTGCTTCTAATGATGTATGGGAAAAGGAGTTCAAGGAAGTTTCAGAGCTATCTAAAAAAGCAGCTTCATACAAAGGAACCATTAATAATGGAGCAGACGCACTATTAGCTGTTTTAAAATATAGAGATGAACTAACGGAACGTTTACGCAAACTATATACGTATGCACATATGCGTCATGATCAAGATACAGCAAATAGCACTTATCAAGCAATGGAGAGCCGTATCAAATCCCTTTTTGTAAAGGTTTCCACTGAATTGTCTTTCTTAGTTCCTGAAATATTATCTATAGATGAAGCAATCATTTCGAGTTATTTATCACAGAATAATGACTTGAAATTATACAACCAGTTGTTAGAAGAAATTAATAAGGAACGCCCTCATGTTCTTTCACAAGAACAAGAAGCACTCCTTGCTCAATATTCCGAAATAGCTGGTGCATCTGCCGATACATTTGGTAAATTAAATAATGCTGATTTAGAATTTCCATTTATAAAAGATGAAGATGGTAATGAAATACAACTTACACACGGCAGATATACTCGCTTATTAGAAAGTGAAGATGGAAGAGTACGCGAGGATGCATTCAAAGCGATGTATGACACCTATGGTAAGTTTCGTAATACTTTTGCCTCCACTTTAAGTGGTAATGTGAAAGGGGACAATGTAAACGCAAAGATTAGAAATTATGCGTCTGCTCGTGAAGCTGTAATGTCCCAAAATCATATTCCGGAAAGTGTATACGATAATTTAGTAGGTACGATCAATAAAAATGTGCATTTACTTCATAAGTATGTAGGATTACGGAAGAAAGTGTTAGGTGTAGATGAACTTCATATGTGGGATTTATATACACCACTTGTTAAAGAGGTAGATATGGAGTATACGTATGAAGAAGCATGCAATACAATGCTAAAGAGCTTTGAACCACTAGGGGAAGAGTATGTATCCCTAGTGAAAAAAGGATTGGAAAATCGTTGGGTAGACGTTGTAGAAACGAAGGGAAAACGGTCAGGAGCATATTCTTCGGGTTCGTATGGAACAAATCCATATATATTAATGAACTGGCAAAATAACGTGAATAATTTATTCACGTTAGCACATGAGTTTGGACATAGTATACACAGTTATTATACTCGAGCAAATCAACCATATGTTTATGGAGATTATTCTATATTCGTTGCAGAGGTTGCATCAACAAGTAATGAAGCATTGTTAAATGATTACTTGTTGAAAACAATTGAAGATCCTAAAAAACGTATATATTTATTAAATCATTGGTTAGAAGGTTTCCGTGGGACAGTTTTCCGTCAAACAATGTTTGCTGAATTTGAGCATATCATTCACAAACTAGATCAAGACGGAGAAGCCCTTACTGCAGATAAGCTGACAGAGGAATATTACAATTTAAACAAAAAGTATTTTGGTGATGAAATTATTATTGATGAGCAAATTGGACTAGAATGGGCACGCATTCCACATTTCTACTACAATTATTATGTGTATCAATATGCAACAGGATTAAGTGCTGCTACTGCGCTTAGCAATCAAATACTGACAGAGGGCAAGCCAGCAGTTGATCGCTATATTAATGAATTTTTAAAAGCTGGATGCTCAGATTATCCAATTGAAGTGTTGAAAAAGGCTGGGGTAGATATGAATACTGCCGCTCCAATTGAGGAAGCATGTCGTGTATTCGAAGAAAAACTAAATGAACTAGAGCAGCTGCTTTTAGGAGAATAA
- a CDS encoding RluA family pseudouridine synthase translates to MKNTKLTLTFTMKEDHILLRDAIRKYGISKKALTSIKYEGGKILVNGEEKTVRHELKVGDIVSLIFPEEKKSEGLIPEFGDFPILFEDDHILIILKEAGISTIPSREHPNGTIANKVAGYYQSKGIASTIHIVTRLDKDTSGIICIAKHRHAHHLLSEMQKTGSIYRTYEAIVHGHVMEDSFTIEAPIGRKNGSIIERIITSEGKYAKTTVQVIKRFTFQEENITHVRLNLHTGRTHQIRVHMMSIGHPLIGDDLYGGSRFLIDRQALHAKSIKLIHPFTKENLLIEAPFPKDMYQILL, encoded by the coding sequence ATGAAAAACACAAAATTAACGCTAACATTTACAATGAAGGAAGATCATATACTACTTAGAGATGCAATCAGAAAGTATGGTATTTCAAAAAAAGCTTTGACGAGTATTAAATATGAAGGTGGAAAAATTTTAGTTAATGGGGAAGAAAAGACTGTAAGACATGAACTAAAAGTTGGAGATATTGTATCCCTTATTTTTCCAGAAGAGAAAAAAAGTGAGGGACTTATCCCCGAATTTGGTGACTTTCCAATTCTTTTTGAAGATGATCATATACTAATAATTTTAAAAGAAGCAGGAATAAGTACAATTCCTTCTAGAGAGCATCCAAATGGAACGATAGCCAATAAAGTTGCAGGCTATTATCAATCAAAAGGAATTGCTTCTACAATTCATATTGTTACAAGATTAGATAAGGATACTTCAGGAATTATTTGTATTGCTAAGCATAGACATGCTCATCATTTGTTAAGTGAAATGCAAAAAACAGGTTCGATTTATAGGACATATGAAGCGATTGTGCATGGACATGTGATGGAAGATTCTTTTACAATTGAAGCACCAATAGGTCGTAAGAATGGAAGTATCATTGAACGAATCATTACTTCAGAAGGTAAGTATGCAAAAACAACGGTCCAAGTAATTAAGCGTTTTACATTTCAAGAAGAAAATATTACCCATGTGCGATTAAATCTTCATACTGGGCGAACACATCAAATTCGAGTACATATGATGTCAATTGGTCATCCATTGATTGGCGATGATTTGTATGGAGGGAGTCGATTTCTAATTGATCGACAAGCGTTACATGCAAAGTCGATAAAGTTAATTCATCCATTTACAAAAGAAAATCTTCTTATAGAAGCGCCTTTCCCTAAAGATATGTATCAAATTTTATTATAA
- a CDS encoding competence protein CoiA, whose product MFKFLTAITKHGKIFVPAHYTKEHLSECKKHTTFYCLQCREEVILKNGQINIPHFAHRSSSDCVSSFSEGETEDHLNGKLQLFSFFQQKKVQAYLEGYIPSIKQRPDILIKDKRQSIAIEFQCSQIPTSLVIDRSKGYKKQSITPLWILRTPPITELPINDIGIMKLSAFKKHFFVRYPTDGKTIITYCPRTKQFQYISNMLHIKANTYIIKTKKLSINDQTWPFAVLKRISMEEFQKYLYLYQNHRFKHINHLYYYNRRGIQSAFLQVCYRWRISPLKLPLFIGIPTAYAEVFGVHAVEWQIQLLDYLKEINVPIDSANVSHAKEFIRIRPIGLAGDEQKLLAVKAYINILNESMLKIGEDGYDGHINFPKMVKLLYSDFLAY is encoded by the coding sequence GTGTTTAAATTTCTTACCGCAATTACAAAACATGGAAAGATTTTTGTGCCAGCGCACTATACAAAAGAACATCTATCGGAATGTAAGAAGCATACAACTTTTTATTGTCTACAATGCAGAGAAGAAGTCATATTAAAAAATGGACAAATTAATATCCCGCATTTTGCTCACAGAAGTAGTTCGGATTGTGTCAGCTCATTTTCTGAAGGAGAAACCGAAGATCATCTAAACGGTAAACTTCAATTGTTTTCATTTTTTCAACAGAAAAAAGTACAAGCTTATTTAGAGGGATATATACCTTCAATTAAACAGAGACCTGATATATTAATCAAAGACAAGAGGCAGTCCATCGCTATTGAATTTCAATGTAGTCAAATACCTACCTCTCTTGTAATTGATCGGTCAAAAGGCTATAAGAAACAATCCATAACACCATTATGGATACTAAGAACTCCCCCTATCACTGAGCTCCCTATTAATGACATTGGTATCATGAAGTTATCCGCATTTAAAAAACACTTCTTTGTTAGATATCCTACTGATGGAAAAACCATTATCACCTACTGTCCCCGTACAAAACAATTTCAATATATTTCAAATATGCTTCATATTAAAGCAAATACTTATATTATCAAAACGAAAAAATTATCTATAAACGATCAAACATGGCCATTTGCGGTTTTAAAGCGCATATCAATGGAAGAATTTCAAAAATATCTTTATCTATATCAAAACCATAGGTTCAAGCATATTAATCACTTGTATTACTATAATAGAAGAGGAATCCAATCTGCCTTTTTACAAGTATGTTATAGATGGAGAATATCTCCATTAAAACTCCCGTTGTTTATTGGAATTCCAACTGCCTATGCAGAAGTATTTGGTGTCCATGCAGTGGAATGGCAAATTCAACTTCTTGATTATTTAAAAGAAATAAATGTACCAATTGACTCTGCCAACGTTTCGCATGCTAAGGAATTTATTCGAATCCGACCAATTGGACTAGCGGGAGATGAACAAAAGCTACTAGCGGTAAAAGCTTATATAAATATTTTAAATGAAAGTATGCTTAAAATTGGGGAAGATGGTTATGATGGTCATATCAATTTTCCTAAAATGGTTAAACTATTGTACAGTGATTTTCTTGCATATTAA
- the mecA gene encoding adaptor protein MecA, with translation MDIERINDNTFKVYISYIDIEERGFSRDEIWFNKDKSEQLFWEMMDEVHDDDHFDDLDGPLWIQVHAMEKGLEVIVTRTEMTKGNDRSESSFELEDQSGKIFKNGVSSSIGPHEFEDFPNYMDDLEELPSDYTFVFENFDDLLPLAKKMDKKITQSSLYYYEDKYYLNVHFNFDMNELVSILDTLSVISEFANKTNKTIHIIQEYGKEIIANDAFQELNKHF, from the coding sequence ATGGATATCGAGCGTATCAATGATAACACTTTCAAAGTATACATTTCATACATCGACATTGAAGAAAGAGGCTTCAGCCGAGATGAAATATGGTTTAACAAAGATAAGAGCGAGCAGCTTTTTTGGGAGATGATGGATGAGGTTCATGATGATGATCATTTTGACGATTTAGATGGTCCATTATGGATTCAAGTTCATGCGATGGAAAAAGGTTTGGAAGTAATTGTTACTCGAACGGAAATGACTAAAGGAAATGACCGATCAGAATCAAGTTTTGAATTGGAAGATCAATCAGGAAAAATTTTCAAAAACGGTGTATCAAGTTCTATAGGTCCCCATGAGTTTGAAGACTTTCCAAACTATATGGACGATTTAGAAGAATTACCATCAGATTATACGTTTGTATTTGAAAATTTTGATGACTTGCTCCCTCTGGCTAAAAAAATGGATAAAAAAATAACCCAGTCATCGTTATATTATTATGAAGATAAATATTACTTGAATGTACACTTTAACTTTGATATGAATGAACTGGTATCTATTCTGGATACGCTAAGTGTTATATCAGAATTTGCTAATAAAACAAATAAAACAATTCATATAATTCAAGAATACGGGAAAGAAATAATAGCAAACGATGCATTTCAAGAACTAAACAAACATTTTTAA
- a CDS encoding lytic transglycosylase domain-containing protein gives MDIQSLKTLLEINAMQTLGSVQSSQNSSNSSLFSDLLGEVLQDSGSTANSNTANSLFYNGNAPVFIPSSISIQNDSLATTLSSFTSQGVASSNYDEIIQHAASKYNLPEKLISSVIKQESNFNANAVSTAGASGLMQLMPGTAKYLGVTNILDPLDNIMGGAKYLRQMLNQFDGNIETALAAYNAGPGAVKKYDGIPPYKETQNYVKKVMNYFQA, from the coding sequence GTGGATATACAATCATTAAAAACATTATTAGAAATTAATGCTATGCAAACCCTAGGATCAGTACAAAGTTCTCAAAACTCTAGTAATTCTTCCTTGTTTTCAGACCTACTTGGAGAAGTACTTCAAGATAGCGGAAGTACTGCGAATTCCAATACTGCTAACTCTCTTTTTTATAATGGGAATGCTCCAGTATTTATTCCATCAAGTATTTCTATTCAAAATGACAGTCTAGCAACAACTTTATCGTCTTTCACATCACAAGGCGTTGCTTCTTCTAATTATGATGAAATTATTCAACACGCTGCTTCAAAATACAATTTACCTGAAAAGCTTATTTCATCCGTCATTAAACAAGAATCGAATTTTAACGCCAATGCTGTAAGTACGGCAGGTGCTTCTGGATTAATGCAATTAATGCCTGGTACTGCAAAATATTTAGGAGTAACTAACATTTTGGATCCTTTAGACAACATAATGGGCGGCGCAAAATATTTACGTCAGATGCTTAACCAATTTGATGGGAATATTGAAACTGCTCTTGCTGCATATAATGCCGGACCAGGAGCTGTTAAGAAATATGATGGTATTCCACCATATAAAGAGACGCAAAACTACGTAAAAAAAGTGATGAATTACTTCCAAGCTTAA
- the mgtE gene encoding magnesium transporter, with the protein MALEESQLIDILSNDLMDEFRDEFMQLHPYDQSLFFEKVEPEIRKKIYHYLSPKELAEIFEATKFEEEQYEFYLKEMDTTYAADMLSYMYADNAVDVLNELGKDQVASYLSIMDEESAQEIKELLHYEEYTAGSIMTTEYVAIPESSTCRSAMTILRNEAPNAETIYYLFVVNDSHKLTGVISLRDLIIADEDTLIKEIMNERVVSVLVSEDQEEVARTIKDYDFLAVPVVDFEQHLLGIITVDDVIDVLDEEASDDYSKLAGVSDMDTFDKSPFTAAKKRLPWLIVLLFLGMMTANLMSIFTETLEQVALLAVFIPLIAGTAGNSGTQALAVAIRGIATGDIEEESKFKILLREAGTGLITGLLCGLIVVGIVFFWKHDLLIGLLVGAAIFGSIFVATLGGSFIPLLIHRMKIDPAVASGPFITTINDVVSILIYLGLATLFISSLS; encoded by the coding sequence ATTGCATTAGAAGAATCCCAGTTAATTGACATTCTCTCAAATGATTTAATGGATGAGTTCAGGGATGAATTTATGCAACTTCACCCATATGATCAATCGTTATTTTTTGAGAAGGTGGAGCCTGAAATAAGGAAGAAAATATATCACTATCTCTCTCCAAAGGAATTGGCGGAAATTTTTGAAGCGACTAAGTTCGAAGAGGAACAATATGAATTTTATTTAAAAGAAATGGACACCACATACGCTGCAGATATGCTCTCTTATATGTATGCAGATAATGCTGTTGACGTCTTGAACGAATTAGGGAAAGACCAAGTAGCGAGTTATTTAAGTATTATGGACGAAGAATCTGCACAAGAAATTAAAGAGCTTCTCCATTATGAAGAATATACTGCGGGTTCTATCATGACTACTGAATATGTAGCAATTCCAGAATCATCTACATGTAGATCAGCGATGACAATTTTGCGAAATGAGGCTCCAAACGCCGAAACAATTTATTATTTATTTGTTGTAAATGATTCCCATAAATTGACAGGGGTTATATCTCTTCGTGATTTAATCATAGCTGATGAAGATACATTGATTAAAGAAATAATGAATGAACGTGTCGTTAGTGTTTTAGTAAGTGAAGATCAAGAAGAGGTTGCTCGTACTATAAAAGATTATGATTTTCTTGCAGTACCAGTAGTAGATTTTGAACAACATCTACTTGGAATTATTACTGTCGATGATGTCATAGATGTATTAGATGAAGAAGCTTCTGACGATTATTCTAAACTTGCCGGAGTTTCTGATATGGATACATTTGACAAAAGTCCTTTCACTGCTGCTAAGAAGAGATTACCTTGGCTTATCGTATTATTATTTTTAGGTATGATGACAGCAAATTTAATGAGTATTTTTACAGAAACTTTGGAACAGGTTGCTTTGCTTGCTGTTTTTATTCCGCTAATAGCAGGTACTGCAGGTAATAGTGGAACACAAGCATTAGCTGTTGCCATTAGAGGTATTGCAACAGGAGATATTGAAGAAGAAAGCAAATTTAAAATATTACTACGGGAAGCTGGAACGGGACTAATAACTGGTCTATTATGTGGTTTGATAGTGGTAGGCATAGTTTTCTTTTGGAAACATGACTTATTAATAGGATTACTAGTTGGAGCTGCAATTTTTGGGTCTATTTTTGTCGCTACACTTGGAGGTTCATTTATTCCTTTGCTAATCCATCGAATGAAGATCGATCCTGCTGTTGCATCTGGTCCGTTTATTACTACGATTAATGACGTAGTAAGTATTTTAATCTATCTTGGACTTGCTACATTATTTATTTCCTCCTTATCGTGA
- a CDS encoding GTP pyrophosphokinase, producing MGQWERFLEPYKQAVSELKIKLKGMRTQYEIENINSPIEFVTGRVKPLASIYDKSLEKGIVFVPSDVLAKEIPDIAGVRMMCQFVDDIETVVNLLRARNDLTIVEERDYISHKKQSGYRSYHMIIEYPVQTIHGEINILAEIQIRTLAMNFWASIEHSLNYKYKGVFPEEIKKRLQYAAEAAFRLDEEMSLIRGEIQEAQKYFSEIKELSNPKLHLNQTEERSRE from the coding sequence ATGGGGCAGTGGGAACGTTTTTTAGAGCCGTACAAGCAAGCAGTTTCAGAGCTGAAAATTAAGCTAAAGGGAATGCGTACACAATATGAAATAGAAAATATAAACTCCCCGATTGAATTTGTAACTGGACGGGTTAAACCATTAGCAAGTATATATGATAAATCATTAGAAAAAGGAATTGTATTCGTGCCTTCTGATGTATTAGCGAAAGAAATACCGGATATTGCAGGGGTAAGGATGATGTGTCAATTTGTTGATGATATTGAAACCGTCGTTAATTTATTACGTGCACGTAATGACTTAACAATTGTAGAAGAACGAGACTATATTTCTCACAAAAAACAGAGTGGATATAGATCGTATCATATGATAATTGAATACCCAGTTCAAACAATCCATGGAGAAATAAACATATTAGCTGAAATTCAAATTCGTACGCTTGCAATGAATTTTTGGGCATCTATTGAGCATTCTTTAAACTATAAATACAAAGGCGTATTTCCTGAAGAAATTAAAAAAAGATTACAATACGCAGCAGAAGCGGCCTTTCGCTTAGATGAAGAAATGTCCTTAATCAGAGGAGAAATTCAAGAAGCTCAAAAATATTTTAGCGAAATAAAAGAATTGTCCAATCCAAAACTACATCTAAACCAAACAGAAGAGAGGTCTCGTGAATAA